In Aegilops tauschii subsp. strangulata cultivar AL8/78 chromosome 3, Aet v6.0, whole genome shotgun sequence, one genomic interval encodes:
- the LOC109768397 gene encoding ervatamin-B-like, with translation MAAGSPSRPGGATVLRRFYSLTATASSPSRPAGATLFHRFHSQTTAAGSPWRPAGVTMVRRFGSNAAVAGSLSRPAGARMIRQFCSQAAVVGLRRLCSPATAAGSLSRPAGARMLQLQFQRKIGHVAATAGHRFGFFRRYAMPMVMVAFGVGLWCMKKNAELAERAARPSKVDWVEAGVVSPVVRNQKDCGSCWAMAVAASVEAVNYLKTWRSIRLSVQELVDCNIQNYGCNGGDYWYAFRYVKENGLTTESSYPYKARQGICRKLDKKVEGRISNFRYVRRNEDALEKAVAKQPVIVTVQGDHLQWYNGGIMDYKFDKRLTGWHAVLVVGYGTDSRGVKYWRIKNSWGKSWGEGGFGRIRRYVDDKRGALGIFVYRPVYPVLRT, from the exons ATGGCGGCCGGGTCGCCGTCGAGGCCTGGTGGAGCAACCGTGTTACGCCGGTTCTACAGCCTGACGGCAACGGCCAGCTCGCCGTCAAGGCCTGCCGGAGCAACCCTGTTCCACCGGTTCCACAGCCAGACAACAGCGGCTGGGTCGCCGTGGAGGCCTGCGGGAGTAACCATGGTACGCCGGTTCGGCAGCAATGCTGCCGTGGCCGGGTCGCTGTCGAGGCCAGCCGGAGCAAGAATGATACGCCAGTTCTGCAGCCAGGCCGCGGTGGTCGGGTTGCGCCGGTTGTGCAGCCCTGCCACGGCGGCCGGGTCGCTGTCGAGGCCTGCAGGAGCTAGGATGCTACAGCTACAA TTTCAGAGGAAAATTGGGCATGTTGCAGCTACCGCCGGCCACCGCTTCGGCTTCTTTCGCAG ATATGCCATGCCTATGGTGATGGTTGCCTTTGGTGTTGGGCTTTGGTGTATGAAGAAGAATGCAGAGCTTGCTGAGAGGGCTGCCCGTCCGTCAAAGGTTGATTGGGTTGAAGCCGGAGTTGTCTCTCCGGTCGTGAGGAACCAAAAGGATTGTG GGAGCTGTTGGGCCATGGCAGTTGCAGCTTCGGTCGAGGCAGTAAATTACCTCAAGACTTGGCGATCAATCAGGTTGTCAGTTCAAGAGCTCGTCGACTGCAACATACAGAACTACGGGTGTAATGGTGGCGACTACTGGTATGCTTTCCGCTATGTAAAGGAAAATGGGCTCACAACAGAATCTTCATACCCATACAAGGCTCGGCAGGGTATATGTCGCAAACTGGATAAAAAAGTAGAAGGAAGGATATCGAACTTCCGCTATGTCCGCCGAAACGAGGATGCATTGGAGAAAGCGGTAGCAAAGCAACCCGTGATCGTCACTGTGCAAGGTGATCATTTGCAGTGGTACAACGGAGGCATCATGGACTACAAATTTGATAAAAGACTTACCGGCTGGCACGCTGTCTTGGTCGTCGGTTATGGCACAGACTCCAGAGGTGTCAAGTACTGGCGCATCAAGAATTCATGGGGAAAAAGTTGGGGTGAAGGGGGGTTTGGGAGGATCCGAAGGTATGTTGACGATAAGAGAGGCGCTCTGGGCATTTTCGTTTATAGACCAGTATATCCTGTGCTTAGGACTTGA
- the LOC109768399 gene encoding DIMBOA UDP-glucosyltransferase BX8, with protein sequence MVASAAEKAPATSSGGNRRVLLFPLPFQGHLNPMLQLADVLHARGLRVTVFHAAFNAPDPACRPAGYRFVPVGAGVPTADLVPTGSNADFAGALLGINERLQGPFQDSLREALEDEEGAPACLVLDSNLRGMQVVADRLGVPTLVLRTGGAACLVAYMAFPALCDKGLLPPQDHSQLNMPLDDLPPLRLQDMVFSTTTPHETMTTCLERIVESAKCSSGVILNTFNDLEDVELQKIIDGVRVPVYAIGPLYKISSGAQSSLLSPDQTCLHWLDKQEARSVLFVSFGSLASMDQEELVETAWGLAHSRMPFLWVIRPDAVHGSGKVGLPDGFEEETQGRGMVVSWAPQQDVLGHQAVGGFWTHNGWNSTLESICEGVPMICRPHFADQMINARYVEEVWKVGFELEGKLERGNIERGIRKFLCEEEGGEMRRRASDLKNKATRCIKKGGSSQNMVGLLVNCIMSLPSSI encoded by the exons CCAGGGCCACCTGAACCCGATGCTGCAGCTGGCCGACGTGCTGCACGCTCGTGGCCTCCGCGTCACCGTCTTCCACGCGGCCTTCAACGCGCCGGACCCCGCGTGCCGCCCCGCCGGGTACCGCTTCGTGCCCGTCGGCGCCGGCGTGCCGACGGCTGACCTCGTCCCCACTGGCAGCAACGCCGACTTCGCCGGGGCGCTGCTCGGCATCAACGAGCGCCTGCAGGGGCCTTTCCAGGACAGCCTCCGCGAGGCGCTGGAGGATGAGGAGGGGGCGCCGGCGTGCCTGGTGCTGGACTCCAACCTCCGGGGCATGCAGGTGGTCGCCGACCGGCTGGGCGTGCCGACGCTGGTGCTGCGCACGGGTGGCGCCGCCTGCCTCGTGGCCTACATGGCCTTCCCGGCGCTCTGCGACAAGGGCCTCCTCCCGCCACAAG ACCATTCTCAACTAAACATGCCACTGGATGATCTCCCACCACTCCGGCTGCAAGACATGGTCTTCTCAACCACAACTCCACATGAAACGATGACCACCTGCCTAGAACGCATTGTGGAATCGGCAAAGTGTTCTTCAGGTGTAATCCTCAACACCTTCAACGACCTCGAAGATGTCGAGCTCCAAAAGATCATTGATGGTGTGCGTGTCCCAGTGTATGCGATTGGTCCTCTTTACAAGATATCTTCAGGTGCCCAGAGCAGCCTATTGTCTCCAGACCAAACTTGTTTGCATTGGCTAGACAAGCAAGAGGCACGGTCTGTTTTGTTCGTGAGCTTTGGAAGCTTGGCATCGATGGATCAAGAAGAGCTAGTTGAGACTGCATGGGGCTTGGCCCATAGCCGCATGCCATTTCTTTGGGTGATCAGGCCTGACGCGGTTCATGGTTCAGGGAAAGTAGGCCTACCTGACGGCTTTGAGGAAGAGACACAAGGTAGGGGAATGGTGGTGAGCTGGGCCCCACAACAAGATGTTCTTGGGCACCAAGCAGTTGGTGGCTTTTGGACCCATAACGGCTGGAACTCGACGTTGGAGAGCATATGTGAGGGTGTTCCGATGATATGTAGACCTCATTTTGCTGACCAAATGATAAATGCCAGGTATGTCGAGGAGGTGTGGAAAGTAGGGTTTGAGTTAGAGGGCAAGTTGGAGAGGGGGAATATTGAGAGGGGTATTAGAAAGTTCTTGTGCGAAGAAGAAGGTGGAGAGATGAGGCGAAGAGCAAGTGATCTCAAGAACAAAGCAACCCGGTGTATCAAGAAAGGGGGCTCTTCGCAAAATATGGTTGGTTTGCTTGTGAACTGCATAATGTCATTACCTTCTTCCATTTAG